The proteins below are encoded in one region of Colletotrichum lupini chromosome 5, complete sequence:
- a CDS encoding 5'-nucleotidase domain-containing protein — protein sequence MRQSLPTLALALAGAAFAVPEKEDGDHLYSSRLSKRGIDAEGNYNISFFHVNDVHAHLDEFSSSGTDCTRPERGCYGGYARIKHTVDELRPQYNDSLWLNVGDEFQGTLFYSFYKGEKIAETINQLGFDAMTLGNHEFDGGDDQLGDFLLNLTFPIISANIVSDNEKLNKTIKPYHIFEDQSLAVIGVTTTTTPGISSPGEGTKFLDVVSTVQSTIDHIKSTTNITRIAAITHIGYEEDQKLAEQTTGLYLIMGGHSHTLLGSMEDAEGPYPTVKQNKDGDDVFIVTAYRWGEYVGYIDVTYDAEGKILAYHGGPIHLTNTTEQDAALQAQIESWRGPFEAFAAEVVGVSNVELDQSLCQKQECILGNVMTDAMYEYRLNSSADSPPDFALINAGGIRATIDEGNITRGEVLTSFPFGNSIVEITYKGSDLRKILEGAVTKVNQFNQEAITSFFQVSKNIIIEYNPAGNNGSKLVSVEVGGEALDDAKDYKVVTLDFLAGGGDNIFVATTDFVTLDTQDEVLVQYVEAKSPVEAKIEGRIVATNGTASTPSGTATGTGATPTSTSGSSGASMVSVSIGAVGLSLLALLAM from the coding sequence ATGCGCCAGTCTCTCCCGACGCTGGCTCTGGCCTTGGCCGGCGCCGCTTTTGCAGTTCCCGAGAAGGAAGACGGTGACCACCTTTACTCGTCTCGCCTCTCCAAGCGTGGCATCGACGCCGAGGGCAACTACAACATCTCCTTCTTCCATGTTAACGATGTGCACGCCCATCTCGACGAGTTCTCCTCCTCGGGCACCGACTGCACCCGTCCCGAGCGCGGCTGCTACGGAGGCTACGCGCGCATCAAGCACACCGTCGACGAGCTGCGCCCCCAGTACAACGACTCTTTGTGGCTCAACGTTGGCGATGAGTTCCAGGGCACGCTCTTCTACTCTTTCTacaagggcgagaagattgcgGAGACCATCAATCAGCTCGGCTTCGATGCCATGACCCTCGGCAACCATGAGTTCGACGGCGGCGACGACCAGCTCGGTGACTTCTTGCTGAACCTCACGTTCCCCATTATCTCGGCCAACATTGTCTCCGACAACGAGAAGCTTAACAAGACCATCAAGCCTTACCACATCTTCGAGGACCAAAGCCTAGCCGTCATCGgtgtcaccaccaccaccactccGGGCATCTCCTCCCCTGGCGAGGGCACAAAGTTCCTCGATGTCGTGAGCACTGTGCAGTCCACTATCGACCACATCAAGTCCACCACCAACATCACCCGCATCGCCGCCATCACTCACATCGGTTACGAGGAGGACCAGAAGCTCGCCGAGCAGACCACCGGCCTCTACCTCATCATGGGCGGCCACTCTCACACCCTCCTCGGCTCGATGGAGGACGCAGAGGGCCCCTACCCGACTGTGAAGCAGAACAAGGACGGCGACGACGTCTTCATCGTCACTGCATACCGCTGGGGCGAGTACGTCGGCTACATCGACGTCACCTACGATGCCGAGGGCAAGATCCTCGCCTACCACGGCGGCCCTATCCACCTCACCAACACCACCGAGCAGGACGCCGCCCTACAGGCCCAGATCGAGTCGTGGCGCGGACCCTTCGAGGCCTTTGCTGCCGAAGTCGTCGGCGTCTCCAACGTCGAGCTCGACCAGTCCCTCTGCCAGAAGCAGGAGTGCATTCTCGGCAACGTCATGACCGACGCCATGTACGAGTACCGCCTCAACTCCTCCGCCGACAGCCCGCCCGACTTTGCGCTCATCAACGCCGGCGGCATCCGCGCCACCATTGACGAGGGCAACATTACCCGCGGCGAGGTGCTCACCTCCTTCCCCTTTGGCAACTCCATTGTCGAGATCACCTACAAGGGCTCCGACCTGCGCAAGATCCTCGAGGGTGCAGTCACAAAGGTCAACCAGTTCAACCAGGAGGCCATCACCTCTTTCTTCCAGGTCTCTAAGAACATCATCATCGAATACAACCCGGCCGGCAACAACGGCTCCAAGCTCGTCTCTGTCGAGGTCGGCGGCGAGGCCCTTGATGACGCCAAGGACTACAAGGTCGTCACGCTCGACTTCTTGGCCGGTGGCGGTGACAACATCTTTGTCGCTACCACTGACTTCGTGACCCTTGATACCCAGGACGAGGTCCTCGTTCAGTATGTTGAGGCCAAGAGCCCCGTCGAGGCCAAGATCGAGGGCCGTATTGTCGCAACCAACGGCACTGCGTCCACTCCTTCCGGCACTGCCACCGGTACCGGTGCCACCCCGACTTCTACCTCTGGCTCTAGCGGCGCTAGCATGGTTTCCGTCAGCATTGGCGCCGTGGGTCTTTCCCTGTTGGCCCTGCTGGCGATGTAA